AAGGCCCCCGGCGGCTATCAGGTCAAAACCCGGGATATGTGTTGCAAGCTTCTCGATGTCCTGATGTCCTTCCATCTATTTATCCTCCTGTTGTAGGCATATGTTTATAGGTCCTTCAGGTCCATCCCGATAAGTACCTTTTCCTTTTCTGAAAGATCACCGATGAGTCTCCTCATAGGAGGAGGCAATTTTTTGATCAGGGTCGGCGTTGCCAGAATCTTGTCATCTTCAGCCAGTTGCGGGTTCTCAAGGACATCGATGACACTCAACTCGTATTCGCCACGCAGTTCCATTTCACAAATAGAATGCAGGTTGACGATGCACTGCTCCGACCTTTGAGTCCTGCCAGCAATATAGAGCTTAAGATGATATCTATGTGGCATTTTCTTCTCCTTTAGGCAGCCCGATCTTATTTTGAGTCTTCACCTCCCCGCCTCCGAATGCCCGATTTCGGTAATAAGTCGTTACACGACCGAGAAGTTCAATTAGGAGGAAGTGTCCCTCTTCAATATAGCCTCTCATCCGAGCCGGGGAAGCGTTCCTGCCTTTATTCTTCAATACCGCACTATGAAGATCTACCACATCGCGCGCGGTCGCCTTAAGAAAACCCAGTCGGTTTCCAAGATCATCGATCGCATTTGAAAGATTCCCTTCGATTTTGAAAATCCGTCGCTCAATAGATTCCTCCATAATCCTGCCATACCCTTCGACCATGTCCTCAAAAACGGCAGGGGCGGAGTCTCTAAGAGGCATCACTCCCATCATGCGCGCCGTCACCGAGGCTGCCGGAGGCTGCGAAATCTCTTCGAAAGCACGGAGCGTCGTCTCAAGTTCAGCGATCCTTCGTTCCATAAGCTGGGCCCTCGCTTCCTCCAACAGTTTGCGTTCGGTAATGTCGCTTATAGATGCCATAACCATCAGGTCAGCCCCTTCTCCTGCGTGGCTTAGAGAAATTTCGACTGGAAATTCGCTGCCGTCCTTTTTCCTCGCTGAAAGATCGAGCCCCAGCCCTATAGGACGGTTACGGGGATTGGTCAGATACCCGTTTCTGCGAGCTACATGGATCTCGCGCACCCGGTCCGGCACCAGGACTTCCACTACCTTACCGATCAACTCTTCTGACCGATAGCCGAAGAGATCCAATGTCCTATTATTTGCAAAGACAATCCGTCCCTGTCTGTTCACGATAATGATGCACTCTGCCGCAGACTGCAGAAGTATGCGCAATATGGAATCAGATTTTTCCATGCGTCTGTTACACCGGCGTAGATCTGATCATGCCGGCTCCTCTCGCTTTAATGGAGGCTGAAGTGGCAACCCGAGGTAAGAGAAAACTTTTTCAGTTTCGGAGAAATCGCCGACTATACGTCTGGCCGGGGGAGGAGAAATAAGGATAAGTGTAGGAGTCGCAA
This DNA window, taken from Thermodesulfovibrionales bacterium, encodes the following:
- the kaiB gene encoding circadian clock protein KaiB, which produces MPHRYHLKLYIAGRTQRSEQCIVNLHSICEMELRGEYELSVIDVLENPQLAEDDKILATPTLIKKLPPPMRRLIGDLSEKEKVLIGMDLKDL
- a CDS encoding PAS domain S-box protein — its product is MEKSDSILRILLQSAAECIIIVNRQGRIVFANNRTLDLFGYRSEELIGKVVEVLVPDRVREIHVARRNGYLTNPRNRPIGLGLDLSARKKDGSEFPVEISLSHAGEGADLMVMASISDITERKLLEEARAQLMERRIAELETTLRAFEEISQPPAASVTARMMGVMPLRDSAPAVFEDMVEGYGRIMEESIERRIFKIEGNLSNAIDDLGNRLGFLKATARDVVDLHSAVLKNKGRNASPARMRGYIEEGHFLLIELLGRVTTYYRNRAFGGGEVKTQNKIGLPKGEENAT